One segment of Micromonospora parathelypteridis DNA contains the following:
- a CDS encoding DUF5941 domain-containing protein, protein MTLAIVLAAGTPAAGLTTATGESLADRLAAQLRRAGADEVRFAADLDELAALVDTATASVLITGTDLVAHTAVLRHLATSPVGPTVALVLGDPPVPGRAVVREERGQVVDAGAVDALDGDATGVFGGALRVGVDDLPTLAAAARAAGGPGPAVDRLFAGLAALGTLIFAQRVRLLVAHRVEDASGLAAAEAAVTAVDEDRAELRLSVKEKDDFFTTYFVSTWSPQVVRLAARLRLTPTGVTAISVLFALAAAVLFGVGGRAALVSGGVLLYLGFVLDCVDGQLARYTRHFSAWGGWLDTMADRAKEYLVYAGLGFGVSHAGLGNGWALAIAAMTLQTVRHMTDTWYGVLHDEAARRPRAATGAGGGIGDRLNAASTRVQADTGSVSYWLKRTVVFPIGERWALIALTVALFNPLVSLIAVLVWGALAFAYTGALRTLRARWMWVPVLDTVDATLHRDDGPLARRLPVVRPMGPLTLAVIAALGPAVLLVAALLSDAPDGLRWAVPVALLVLLVGGLGAGAAHNGPLDWLVPAALRAAEYLFAIAVGVVGDVPGWLIFGYVFVLTVHHYDLTARLEKRQAAPPLHVATLGWEGRSALLALAAIAGTAGVGLATLGAYLLVVFVVSVVLAWFVRPASSTRASVAPVGAGGAAPR, encoded by the coding sequence GTGACGCTCGCGATCGTGCTCGCCGCCGGTACGCCCGCGGCGGGCCTGACCACCGCGACCGGCGAGTCGCTGGCCGACCGCCTGGCCGCACAGTTACGCCGGGCCGGGGCGGACGAGGTGCGCTTCGCCGCCGACCTCGACGAGTTGGCCGCGCTTGTCGACACCGCCACCGCCTCCGTTCTGATCACCGGAACCGACCTGGTGGCGCACACCGCCGTACTGCGGCACCTGGCCACCAGCCCGGTGGGACCCACGGTGGCGCTGGTGCTCGGCGACCCGCCGGTGCCCGGGCGGGCCGTCGTGCGGGAGGAGCGCGGCCAGGTGGTCGACGCCGGCGCGGTGGACGCCCTCGACGGGGACGCCACCGGCGTGTTCGGCGGCGCGCTGCGGGTCGGCGTGGACGACCTCCCGACCCTCGCGGCCGCCGCGCGGGCGGCGGGCGGCCCCGGGCCCGCCGTGGACCGGCTCTTCGCGGGCCTCGCGGCGCTCGGCACCCTGATCTTCGCCCAGCGGGTACGCCTGCTCGTCGCGCACCGGGTCGAGGACGCCTCCGGGCTCGCCGCTGCCGAGGCGGCGGTGACCGCGGTCGACGAGGACCGGGCCGAGTTGCGGCTGTCGGTGAAGGAGAAGGACGACTTCTTCACCACCTACTTCGTCAGCACCTGGTCACCCCAGGTGGTGCGGTTGGCGGCCCGGCTTCGGCTCACTCCGACCGGGGTGACGGCGATCTCGGTGCTCTTCGCGCTGGCCGCGGCGGTGCTGTTCGGGGTCGGTGGGCGAGCCGCGCTGGTCAGCGGTGGGGTGCTGCTCTACCTCGGCTTCGTGCTGGACTGCGTGGACGGCCAGTTGGCCCGCTACACCCGGCACTTCAGCGCCTGGGGTGGCTGGCTGGACACGATGGCGGACCGGGCCAAGGAATACCTGGTCTACGCCGGTCTGGGCTTCGGGGTGAGCCACGCCGGGCTGGGTAACGGGTGGGCGCTCGCGATCGCCGCGATGACGTTGCAGACCGTTCGGCACATGACCGACACCTGGTACGGGGTGTTGCACGACGAGGCGGCCCGTCGACCGCGCGCGGCGACGGGTGCCGGCGGCGGGATCGGTGACCGGCTCAATGCGGCGTCGACCCGGGTGCAGGCCGACACCGGCTCGGTGTCCTACTGGTTGAAGCGGACCGTCGTCTTCCCGATCGGTGAGCGGTGGGCGCTGATCGCGCTGACCGTGGCGCTGTTCAACCCGCTGGTCAGCCTGATCGCGGTGCTGGTCTGGGGTGCGTTGGCGTTCGCGTACACCGGGGCTCTGCGGACGCTGCGCGCCCGCTGGATGTGGGTGCCGGTGCTGGACACGGTCGACGCCACCCTGCACCGCGACGACGGGCCGCTGGCCCGCCGGCTGCCGGTGGTCCGCCCGATGGGGCCGCTCACCCTGGCGGTGATCGCCGCGCTCGGCCCGGCGGTGCTGCTGGTCGCGGCGCTGCTGAGCGACGCGCCCGACGGACTGCGCTGGGCGGTGCCGGTGGCGCTGCTGGTGCTGCTGGTCGGTGGCCTCGGCGCCGGAGCGGCGCACAACGGGCCGCTGGACTGGTTGGTGCCGGCGGCGCTGCGGGCCGCCGAGTACCTGTTCGCCATCGCGGTCGGGGTGGTCGGCGACGTGCCGGGTTGGCTGATCTTCGGGTACGTCTTCGTGCTCACCGTGCACCACTACGACCTGACCGCCCGGCTGGAGAAACGGCAGGCGGCGCCGCCTCTGCACGTGGCCACGCTGGGCTGGGAGGGGCGTTCCGCGCTGCTGGCCCTCGCGGCGATTGCCGGCACGGCAGGTGTCGGGCTGGCTACACTCGGTGCGTACCTTCTGGTGGTTTTCGTGGTGAGCGTCGTCCTGGCCTGGTTCGTCCGACCGGCGAGTAGCACGCGGGCGTCGGTCGCGCCGGTGGGCGCTGGAGGTGCCGCGCCACGCTGA
- a CDS encoding ABC transporter ATP-binding protein, translated as MAAPIIEADGLGIRFVRNRRRQLRLRELFIHRGGRGALPGQFWPLRDVSFTVEPGETIGVIGRNGTGKSTLLRLIAGVLIPDEGTIRVHGAVAPLLELSAGFSNDLTGRENLHLVGGLHGLSTSYLKRHFDEIVEFAGEQVERAIDTSVRHYSSGMKVRLGFAIISHLPHPILLMDEVTAVGDAEFRKKCYATIDRLLGEGRTLVLVSHNEKDLTRFCRRGLYLDAGRLTLDGTIAEALDAYHAAVPR; from the coding sequence ATGGCCGCGCCGATCATCGAGGCGGACGGCCTGGGCATTCGGTTCGTCCGCAACCGTCGCCGCCAACTGCGGCTGCGGGAACTGTTCATCCACCGGGGTGGGCGTGGTGCCCTGCCGGGCCAGTTCTGGCCGCTGCGCGACGTGTCGTTCACCGTCGAGCCCGGCGAGACCATCGGAGTGATCGGCCGCAACGGCACCGGCAAGAGCACCCTGCTGCGGCTGATCGCCGGGGTGCTCATCCCGGACGAGGGCACCATCCGGGTGCACGGTGCGGTGGCACCGTTGCTGGAGTTGTCCGCCGGTTTCTCCAACGACCTGACCGGGCGGGAGAACCTGCACCTGGTCGGTGGGCTGCACGGGCTGTCGACGAGCTATCTGAAGCGGCACTTCGACGAGATCGTCGAGTTCGCCGGTGAGCAGGTGGAGCGGGCCATCGACACGTCGGTGCGGCACTACTCGTCGGGGATGAAGGTGCGGCTGGGCTTCGCGATCATCTCGCACCTGCCGCACCCGATCCTGCTGATGGACGAGGTGACCGCGGTAGGAGACGCGGAGTTCCGCAAGAAGTGCTACGCGACAATTGATCGTCTGCTCGGGGAGGGGCGCACGCTGGTGCTGGTGTCACACAACGAAAAGGACCTGACCCGGTTCTGCCGTCGGGGGTTGTACCTCGACGCGGGCCGGTTGACGCTCGACGGCACCATCGCCGAGGCGCTCGACGCGTACCACGCCGCGGTTCCGCGGTGA
- a CDS encoding bifunctional glycosyltransferase/CDP-glycerol:glycerophosphate glycerophosphotransferase: MTLISFVVPAFRVQGYLRECLDSILGQPETDIEVIAVDDCSPDASGDIIDEYAARDQRVHSVRLPENVGLGPARNIGLDRAVGEYVWFLDGDDWLTPECLTEVAERLRGTRPDVLLVDHVRTHWNDTATRSAMAEVFPESPGVGTFRLRDRPEAMRLLHTAWNRLVRREFLVDLGLRFAPGWYEDVSFSYPVLMAAQRIGVLDRVCVNYRQRRAGAITRTRGDRHFEVFPQWHRVFHLMDSWGSATDALRPAVFERMIWHYLTVLGNGQRIAPELRPAFFAQITADYERWLPPGGYPVPDGVEGIKHRLVAAGRWRTFSALRAASRARDTARRRARTARRRVGPVARRGARLTRDGLLREYYRAELRRPVDPTLAVYAAYWYRGYSCNPAAIYEVARQLAPGVRGVWIVRRDRVDTVPTGVEYVVAGTPAYFRVLARARWLVNNVNFPDFVRKRPEQVHLQTHHGTPVKVMGLDQQRYPIGAGRMDFAGLLRRVDRWDYSVSANSFSTQMWDRAYPATYTTLEVGYPRNDRLVTAGPDEVRRLRAEFGLDPDEQVVLYAPTHREHLPGYRPQFDPDRFVRALGDSGRLLMRSHYFHDRDRRPGRPKDWERVRDVSGYQRVEDLYLMADVLVTDYSSAMFDYAVLDRPIVLYAPDWEAYRLARGVYFDVTAEPPGAVATTFADLLDLFRTDAVRSEAATKAREHFRGRFCTLDDGRAAERVVRQVFLGEPSERSSRC; this comes from the coding sequence GTGACCCTGATCAGTTTCGTGGTGCCGGCCTTCCGGGTGCAGGGATACCTGCGGGAATGCCTGGACTCCATCCTCGGTCAGCCGGAGACCGACATCGAGGTGATCGCCGTCGACGACTGCTCGCCGGATGCCAGCGGCGACATCATCGACGAGTACGCGGCCCGCGACCAGCGGGTCCACTCGGTGCGACTGCCGGAGAACGTCGGCCTCGGTCCAGCCCGCAACATCGGGCTGGACCGGGCCGTCGGCGAGTACGTGTGGTTCCTCGACGGCGACGACTGGCTGACGCCGGAGTGCCTGACGGAGGTCGCCGAGCGGTTGCGCGGCACCCGCCCGGACGTGCTGCTGGTCGATCATGTCCGTACCCACTGGAACGACACCGCCACGCGCAGCGCGATGGCTGAGGTGTTCCCGGAGTCACCCGGCGTGGGCACCTTCCGGCTGCGGGACCGGCCGGAGGCCATGCGGCTGCTGCACACCGCGTGGAACCGGCTGGTCCGCCGGGAGTTCCTCGTCGACCTGGGGCTGCGCTTCGCGCCCGGCTGGTACGAGGACGTCTCGTTCAGCTACCCGGTCCTGATGGCGGCGCAGCGGATCGGCGTACTGGATCGGGTCTGCGTCAACTACCGGCAACGCCGCGCCGGCGCGATCACCCGGACCCGGGGGGACCGGCACTTCGAGGTCTTCCCCCAGTGGCACCGGGTCTTCCACCTGATGGATTCGTGGGGGTCGGCGACGGACGCTCTGCGGCCGGCGGTCTTCGAGCGGATGATCTGGCACTACCTGACTGTGCTCGGCAACGGCCAGCGGATCGCCCCGGAGTTGCGGCCGGCGTTCTTCGCGCAGATCACCGCCGACTACGAACGCTGGCTGCCGCCCGGCGGCTATCCGGTGCCCGACGGGGTGGAGGGGATCAAGCACCGGCTCGTCGCCGCCGGCCGCTGGCGCACCTTCAGCGCGTTGCGGGCCGCCAGCCGGGCCCGCGACACCGCCCGCAGGAGGGCCCGCACCGCCCGGCGCCGGGTCGGCCCGGTCGCTCGGCGCGGCGCCCGGTTGACCCGCGACGGCCTGCTGCGCGAGTACTACCGAGCCGAGCTGCGGCGGCCGGTCGATCCGACGCTCGCGGTGTACGCCGCCTACTGGTACCGGGGGTACTCCTGCAACCCGGCGGCGATCTACGAGGTCGCCCGCCAGTTGGCGCCGGGGGTGCGTGGGGTGTGGATCGTGCGTCGGGACCGGGTGGACACCGTGCCGACCGGGGTGGAGTACGTGGTCGCGGGCACCCCGGCGTACTTCCGGGTGCTCGCCCGCGCCCGATGGTTGGTCAACAACGTCAACTTTCCGGACTTCGTCCGGAAGCGACCCGAGCAGGTGCACCTGCAGACCCACCACGGCACACCGGTCAAGGTGATGGGCCTGGATCAGCAGCGCTACCCGATCGGCGCGGGCCGGATGGACTTCGCCGGGCTGCTGCGCCGGGTGGACCGGTGGGACTACAGCGTCAGCGCGAACAGCTTCTCCACCCAGATGTGGGATCGGGCGTACCCGGCCACGTACACGACCCTGGAGGTGGGATACCCGCGCAACGACCGCCTGGTCACCGCCGGCCCGGACGAGGTGCGCCGGCTACGCGCGGAGTTCGGCCTCGACCCCGACGAGCAGGTCGTGCTGTACGCGCCGACGCACCGCGAGCACCTCCCCGGTTACCGGCCGCAGTTCGATCCGGACCGGTTCGTGCGGGCGCTGGGCGACTCGGGTCGGCTGCTGATGCGCAGCCACTACTTCCACGATCGTGATCGGCGCCCTGGCCGACCGAAGGACTGGGAGCGGGTTCGCGATGTCAGCGGCTACCAGCGGGTGGAGGATCTCTATCTGATGGCGGACGTGTTGGTCACCGACTATTCGTCGGCGATGTTCGACTATGCGGTGCTGGACCGGCCCATCGTGCTCTACGCCCCGGACTGGGAGGCGTACCGGCTGGCCCGAGGTGTCTACTTCGACGTGACGGCCGAGCCGCCGGGAGCGGTGGCCACCACCTTCGCCGACCTGCTCGACCTGTTCCGTACCGACGCCGTGCGCTCGGAGGCGGCGACCAAGGCCCGCGAGCATTTCCGGGGCCGGTTCTGCACATTGGACGACGGGCGGGCGGCGGAGCGGGTGGTGCGCCAGGTGTTTCTGGGAGAGCCGAGCGAACGATCATCACGCTGTTGA
- a CDS encoding ABC transporter permease — protein MTSGVAALWSHRNSLRILVRRDLAVKYQQSVLGYFWSLIEPLGMGAIYWFVFGVLYSRDTGRHLGEAAGSYPLFLITGIFAWMWTSSALSEATNALTGQSRLITTMNVPRQVFPIGRVTGRFAEYAAGLPILIAIAVIYAVHGRIHPGWSLLSLPLAVALQAVLLTGLALLLSAWNVLMRDVERFMRLIIRVLFYATPIIYPLSLVRESGLPGWLKVVYELNPLVGIFQLHHAIWYPDEFPDARLLAITVVGSLLVLAAGWWSFRRLEPAVLKEL, from the coding sequence GTGACCTCTGGCGTCGCGGCCCTGTGGTCGCACCGCAACTCGCTGCGCATCCTGGTCAGACGGGACCTGGCGGTCAAGTACCAGCAGTCGGTGCTGGGCTACTTCTGGTCGTTGATCGAGCCGCTCGGCATGGGCGCCATCTACTGGTTCGTGTTCGGGGTGCTCTACTCCCGGGACACCGGTCGGCACCTCGGTGAGGCGGCCGGGTCGTACCCGCTGTTCCTGATCACCGGGATCTTCGCCTGGATGTGGACCAGTTCGGCGCTGAGCGAGGCGACCAACGCGCTGACCGGCCAGTCCCGGCTGATCACCACGATGAACGTGCCGCGTCAGGTCTTCCCGATCGGCCGGGTCACCGGCCGGTTCGCCGAGTACGCTGCCGGCCTGCCGATCCTGATCGCCATCGCGGTGATCTACGCGGTGCACGGTCGGATCCACCCGGGCTGGTCGCTGCTCTCCCTCCCGCTCGCGGTGGCGCTCCAGGCCGTCCTGTTGACCGGGCTCGCCCTGCTGCTGTCCGCGTGGAACGTGCTGATGCGCGACGTGGAACGGTTCATGCGGCTGATCATCCGGGTGCTCTTCTACGCCACGCCGATCATCTATCCGCTCAGCCTGGTCCGGGAGTCCGGCCTGCCCGGTTGGCTCAAGGTGGTGTACGAGTTGAACCCGCTGGTCGGGATCTTCCAGCTGCACCACGCGATCTGGTACCCGGACGAGTTCCCGGACGCCCGGCTGCTCGCCATCACGGTCGTCGGCAGCCTGCTGGTGCTGGCCGCCGGCTGGTGGTCGTTCCGCCGGTTGGAACCTGCCGTGCTCAAGGAACTCTGA
- a CDS encoding ABC transporter ATP-binding protein — MSTVTLKDVTKVFRDGTLAVDSINLDVNDGEFMVLLGPSGCGKSTVLRMIAGLEDPTTGAVMLDGELANDLPPRDRKIAMVFQDFALYPHMTVGDNIAFPLRLAGVEPEPRGERVGDVASALGIGDVLARKPGQLSGGQRQRVAMGRAIVRRPGLFLMDEPLSNLDSGLRAELRAEISGLTRELGVTTVYVTHDQAEALTMADRVAIMRRGVLQDVGTPTQVYGRPATLYVAAFLGSPRMNLLEASVYVHLDRYVTLNLGEQSLYLPWNDIRSRAVAHYHGERIVVGMRAEALTPVAPDSPGDVLRGRIRYLEHHGHESLAFLDIGATAIVVDEMGAPLETPPVGQRGLRRFGSVMQRLTGKPVEPQEVPSGGTQTSVLPDPGRHHRRPAELAVRLAPYPAVSAGHSLAVSVRMDALHFFDERGARIDVGWR; from the coding sequence GTGAGCACCGTCACGCTCAAGGATGTGACCAAGGTCTTCAGGGATGGCACGCTGGCCGTCGACAGCATCAACCTGGATGTGAACGACGGCGAGTTCATGGTGCTGCTTGGGCCGTCCGGCTGCGGCAAGTCCACCGTTCTGCGGATGATCGCCGGGTTGGAGGATCCGACCACGGGCGCGGTCATGCTCGACGGGGAGTTGGCGAACGACCTGCCTCCGCGGGATCGCAAGATCGCTATGGTCTTCCAGGATTTCGCGCTTTATCCGCACATGACCGTCGGTGACAACATCGCCTTTCCGCTGCGGCTGGCCGGGGTGGAGCCGGAACCGCGAGGTGAGCGCGTCGGGGACGTGGCCAGCGCGCTGGGCATCGGTGACGTGTTGGCCCGCAAGCCGGGTCAGCTCTCCGGTGGGCAGCGCCAGCGGGTGGCGATGGGCCGGGCGATCGTCCGTCGACCCGGTCTGTTCCTCATGGACGAACCGCTGTCGAACCTGGACAGCGGCCTCCGCGCCGAGCTGCGCGCGGAGATCTCGGGCCTGACCCGGGAGCTGGGCGTCACCACGGTCTACGTCACCCACGACCAGGCCGAGGCGCTCACCATGGCTGACCGGGTGGCCATCATGCGTCGGGGCGTGCTCCAGGACGTGGGCACACCCACCCAGGTGTACGGCCGGCCGGCGACGCTCTACGTGGCCGCCTTCCTGGGCAGCCCGCGGATGAACCTGCTCGAGGCGTCGGTCTACGTCCACCTCGACCGGTACGTCACGCTCAACCTCGGCGAACAGTCGCTCTACCTGCCCTGGAACGACATTCGCAGTCGGGCCGTGGCGCACTACCACGGTGAGCGGATCGTGGTCGGCATGCGAGCGGAGGCGCTCACCCCGGTCGCCCCGGACAGCCCCGGCGACGTGCTGCGCGGGCGGATCCGCTACCTGGAGCACCACGGGCACGAGTCGCTGGCGTTCCTCGACATCGGCGCGACCGCGATCGTGGTCGACGAGATGGGCGCGCCGCTCGAAACGCCGCCGGTCGGTCAGCGTGGCCTGCGTCGGTTCGGCTCGGTGATGCAGCGACTCACCGGCAAGCCGGTGGAGCCGCAGGAAGTCCCGAGTGGCGGCACCCAGACCAGCGTGCTTCCCGATCCAGGTCGGCACCACCGCCGCCCGGCGGAGCTGGCGGTGCGGCTCGCTCCGTACCCGGCGGTCAGCGCCGGTCACTCGCTCGCCGTCTCGGTACGGATGGACGCACTGCACTTCTTCGACGAGCGGGGCGCCCGCATCGACGTGGGTTGGCGCTGA
- a CDS encoding DUF4442 domain-containing protein → MTIDSRQVAAGILDAVPFARTLGFEFVEVAPEAKGGVRAVVRMPDSPATHNHVGGPHAGAIFTLGETASGAVVLAAFGQLLDRAVPLAVRAEIAYRKLAMGPVLATARLARPALDVIEELESGRRPEFDVEVEIATEDGKSTSVMTVVWTLRPN, encoded by the coding sequence ATGACCATCGACTCCCGCCAGGTGGCGGCCGGCATACTCGATGCGGTGCCCTTCGCCCGTACTCTCGGCTTCGAATTTGTCGAGGTGGCACCCGAGGCGAAGGGCGGAGTGCGGGCAGTCGTCCGGATGCCCGACTCGCCAGCCACCCACAACCACGTCGGCGGCCCGCACGCGGGGGCCATCTTCACCCTCGGCGAGACCGCCTCCGGCGCGGTCGTGCTGGCCGCCTTCGGGCAGCTGCTCGACCGGGCCGTGCCGCTCGCCGTCCGGGCCGAGATCGCCTACCGCAAACTCGCCATGGGCCCGGTGCTGGCCACCGCGCGACTCGCCCGGCCGGCCCTCGATGTGATCGAGGAGCTGGAGTCCGGCCGGCGGCCGGAGTTCGACGTCGAGGTGGAGATCGCCACCGAAGACGGCAAATCCACCTCGGTCATGACCGTGGTCTGGACGCTGCGACCGAACTGA
- a CDS encoding L-serine ammonia-lyase, with translation MISVFDLFSVGIGPSSSHTVGPMRAARTFVAGLKADGLLTDTARVQAELFGSLGATGHGHGSDRAVLLGLAGESPETVDTDTVGPRVERIRAERRINILDAHEIDFDPDRDLTLHRRRSLPYHPNGMTFVAYDRAGAEVRSRTYYSVGGGFVVDEAAAGADRIKPDSTVVRYPFLTGAQLLAQTTATGLSISEVMLANERSWRSEADIRAGLLEIWRVMQECVRAGCERDGVLPGGLKVRRRAAELRRGLEADAGTADPLHAMDWVTLFALAVNEENAAGGRVVTAPTNGAAGIIPAVLHYYTRFVPGADDDGVVRFLLAAGAIGVLFKENASISGAEVGCQGEVGSACSMAAAGLAEALGGTPEQVENAAEIGMEHNLGLTCDPVGGLVQIPCIERNAVASIKAITAARLALRGDGVHKVSLDKVIKTMRETGADMKVKYKETARGGLAVNVIEC, from the coding sequence ATGATCAGTGTTTTCGACCTTTTCAGTGTCGGCATCGGGCCGTCCAGCTCGCACACGGTGGGGCCGATGCGGGCCGCGCGCACGTTCGTGGCCGGGCTCAAAGCCGACGGGCTGCTCACCGACACCGCGCGGGTGCAGGCTGAGCTGTTCGGCTCGCTGGGCGCCACCGGGCATGGCCACGGCAGCGACCGGGCGGTGCTGCTCGGGTTGGCCGGCGAGTCCCCGGAGACGGTCGACACGGACACCGTCGGCCCTCGGGTCGAGCGGATCCGGGCCGAGCGGCGGATCAACATCCTGGACGCGCACGAGATCGACTTTGACCCGGATCGGGACCTGACGCTGCACCGCCGCCGGTCGCTGCCGTACCACCCGAACGGGATGACCTTCGTGGCGTACGACCGGGCTGGCGCCGAGGTGCGCAGCCGCACCTACTACTCCGTCGGCGGCGGTTTCGTGGTGGACGAGGCGGCGGCGGGCGCGGACCGGATCAAGCCGGACAGCACGGTAGTGCGGTACCCCTTCCTGACCGGGGCGCAACTGCTGGCGCAGACCACCGCGACCGGCCTGTCGATCAGCGAGGTGATGCTGGCCAACGAGCGTTCCTGGCGCAGCGAGGCGGACATCCGGGCCGGCCTGCTGGAGATCTGGCGGGTCATGCAGGAGTGCGTGCGGGCCGGTTGCGAGCGGGACGGCGTACTCCCTGGTGGGTTGAAGGTCCGGCGGCGCGCGGCGGAGCTGCGGCGTGGCCTGGAGGCGGACGCCGGGACGGCCGACCCGCTGCACGCGATGGACTGGGTGACGCTGTTCGCCCTCGCGGTCAACGAGGAGAACGCCGCGGGCGGCCGGGTGGTCACCGCGCCGACCAACGGTGCGGCCGGGATCATTCCGGCGGTGCTGCACTACTACACCCGGTTCGTGCCGGGCGCCGATGATGACGGCGTGGTGCGGTTCCTGCTGGCGGCCGGCGCGATCGGCGTGCTGTTCAAGGAGAACGCGTCGATCTCCGGCGCGGAGGTCGGCTGCCAGGGTGAGGTTGGCTCGGCGTGCTCGATGGCGGCGGCGGGGTTGGCCGAGGCGCTCGGTGGCACCCCGGAGCAGGTCGAGAACGCGGCGGAGATCGGGATGGAGCACAACCTCGGGTTGACCTGTGACCCGGTGGGTGGCCTGGTGCAGATCCCCTGCATCGAGCGGAACGCGGTGGCTAGCATCAAGGCGATCACGGCCGCCCGGCTGGCGCTGCGCGGCGATGGTGTGCACAAGGTGTCGCTGGACAAGGTCATCAAGACCATGCGGGAGACGGGCGCCGACATGAAGGTCAAATACAAGGAGACGGCGCGTGGCGGTCTGGCCGTCAACGTGATCGAGTGCTGA
- a CDS encoding HAD family hydrolase has product MLGLPGHVTACLFDLDGVLTQTARVHNAAWKQTFDEFLRQRAAASGEPFQPFDPGPDYNRYVDGRPRADGVRSFLASRGIVLPEGAPDDPPDADTVNGVGNRKNVLLLRHLRDDGVEVYPGSVRYLQAAATVGLRRAVVTASANGGEVVVAAGLEPLLEARVDGLVAQAQGLRGKPHPDTFIAGASLLGVDPTQAAVFEDALSGVAAGRAGGFGYVVGVDRVGQADELLAHGADIVVKDLSELLDTADLSMPIANTAAHHSATERGPA; this is encoded by the coding sequence GTGCTGGGCCTACCTGGTCACGTGACCGCCTGTCTCTTCGATCTGGACGGTGTGCTGACGCAGACCGCCCGCGTGCACAACGCCGCCTGGAAGCAGACGTTCGACGAGTTTCTACGGCAGCGCGCCGCGGCCTCCGGCGAACCGTTCCAGCCCTTCGACCCCGGCCCGGACTACAACCGCTACGTCGATGGTCGCCCCCGCGCCGACGGCGTCCGGTCGTTCCTCGCCTCTCGGGGGATCGTGCTGCCCGAGGGAGCCCCGGACGACCCGCCGGACGCCGACACCGTCAACGGCGTGGGCAACCGCAAGAACGTCCTGCTGCTGCGGCACCTGCGCGACGACGGCGTCGAGGTCTACCCGGGGTCGGTGCGCTACCTGCAGGCGGCAGCCACCGTCGGGCTGCGCCGAGCTGTGGTGACCGCGAGCGCCAACGGGGGTGAGGTGGTCGTCGCCGCCGGGCTGGAGCCGTTGTTGGAGGCCAGGGTCGACGGGTTGGTCGCCCAGGCTCAGGGGCTGCGCGGAAAACCGCACCCGGACACCTTCATCGCCGGGGCCAGCCTGCTCGGCGTCGACCCGACGCAAGCCGCCGTCTTCGAGGACGCGCTCTCCGGAGTGGCCGCAGGCCGTGCCGGTGGCTTCGGTTACGTGGTCGGCGTCGACCGGGTCGGGCAGGCTGACGAGTTGCTCGCGCACGGTGCCGACATCGTGGTGAAGGACCTCTCCGAGCTGCTCGACACTGCCGACCTGTCGATGCCGATCGCCAACACTGCCGCACACCACTCGGCCACCGAACGGGGCCCCGCGTGA